From Humisphaera borealis, the proteins below share one genomic window:
- a CDS encoding sulfatase family protein encodes MRNFATALTLIASICAACASRAADAPPVDRPNVLFIIFDDFGWQHAGAYGCDWVKTPNLDRVAKEGVLFKNAFTSNPKCSPCRASILTGRNAWQNEELMCHNGIFPRKFAVYPELIEQAGYTVGLTGKGWGPGDFKSQGFTRNPAGPSFDAAKAANAPASGIGKIDYAANFDAFLKQRPAGKPFSFWMGFHEPHRAYEAGSGVRLGKKLEDIKVPAYLPDTPTVRSDLADYAIEVEYADAHIGRALKSLEEAGILDNTLVIVTSDHGMPFPYVKGQIHEDGFRLPLVMRWGKAIKPGRVVEDFINVRDLAPTYMELAGQKPHEQMSGRSLVGILKSDKSGWVENRDVMLVGKERHDIGRPDDMGYPVRAIRTKDFLYVHNFMPERWPVGNPETDFGNCDPSPSKELIKRIGGHFFELCFGKRPADELYKLRDDPETVHNLAQDLAYRDQLEKLQYQMMTMLKAEKDPRALGNGRIFDGYKYTGPRQKGYDTWLKQQDPAPGEPEAVPPLPKGKGAKRKPGDANPE; translated from the coding sequence ATGCGGAACTTCGCCACGGCACTTACGCTGATTGCCTCAATCTGCGCCGCATGCGCTTCGCGTGCGGCCGATGCGCCTCCGGTCGATCGGCCGAACGTCCTGTTCATCATCTTCGACGACTTCGGCTGGCAGCACGCCGGGGCATACGGCTGCGACTGGGTGAAAACGCCTAACCTCGACCGCGTCGCGAAAGAAGGCGTGCTTTTCAAGAACGCCTTCACCTCTAACCCCAAGTGCAGCCCCTGCCGGGCAAGCATTCTGACCGGCCGCAACGCCTGGCAGAACGAAGAGCTGATGTGTCACAACGGCATCTTCCCGCGGAAGTTCGCCGTTTATCCCGAGCTGATCGAGCAGGCCGGCTACACGGTCGGACTGACCGGCAAGGGTTGGGGACCGGGCGATTTCAAGAGTCAGGGCTTCACGCGCAATCCCGCCGGGCCGAGTTTCGACGCGGCCAAGGCGGCCAATGCGCCGGCTTCGGGCATCGGGAAAATCGACTATGCCGCCAACTTCGACGCGTTCCTTAAGCAGCGCCCGGCGGGCAAGCCGTTCAGCTTCTGGATGGGCTTTCACGAGCCCCATCGCGCTTATGAAGCCGGCTCCGGCGTACGGCTGGGGAAGAAGCTGGAAGACATTAAGGTGCCAGCCTACCTTCCCGATACGCCCACCGTCCGAAGCGATCTGGCCGACTACGCGATTGAAGTGGAATACGCCGATGCCCACATCGGCCGGGCGCTCAAGTCGCTCGAAGAAGCGGGCATTCTCGACAACACGCTGGTCATCGTGACGTCCGATCACGGCATGCCGTTCCCCTACGTCAAAGGCCAAATTCACGAAGACGGATTCCGCCTGCCGCTGGTGATGCGGTGGGGCAAGGCGATCAAGCCCGGTCGCGTGGTGGAGGACTTCATCAACGTCCGCGACCTGGCGCCGACCTACATGGAACTGGCCGGCCAGAAACCGCACGAACAGATGAGCGGCAGAAGCCTTGTCGGCATCCTCAAGTCAGACAAGTCCGGCTGGGTCGAGAACCGCGACGTGATGCTCGTCGGCAAGGAACGGCACGACATCGGCCGGCCGGATGATATGGGCTACCCGGTTCGGGCCATCCGTACGAAGGATTTTCTGTACGTCCACAACTTCATGCCCGAGCGCTGGCCGGTGGGCAACCCCGAGACCGACTTCGGCAACTGCGATCCGAGCCCGTCGAAAGAGCTCATCAAGCGCATTGGCGGCCACTTCTTTGAACTGTGCTTCGGCAAACGCCCGGCGGACGAGCTCTACAAGTTGCGCGACGACCCCGAAACCGTTCACAACCTCGCACAAGACCTGGCTTACCGCGATCAGTTGGAAAAGCTGCAGTACCAGATGATGACGATGCTCAAAGCCGAGAAGGACCCCAGGGCGCTCGGCAATGGCCGCATCTTCGACGGCTACAAGTACACCGGCCCTCGCCAGAAGGGTTACGACACCTGGCTGAAGCAGCAGGACCCGGCACCGGGCGAGCCGGAAGCCGTTCCACCTCTACCCAAGGGCAAAGGCGCGAAGCGCAAGCCCGGCGATGCGAATCCCGAGTAA
- a CDS encoding cation:proton antiporter domain-containing protein yields MTNLQLAIQFFLQIALILSFCRVVGIVAARFGQPQVVAEMIAGVLLGPSLLGLFFPGASKVLFPPDSMKVLFPVSQLGLALYMFVVGMEFRVDIVRKRMGSAIAVSLAGMAAPFVLGGLLGWYFHAHTELFPAKTSLAEAVLFLGASMCITAFPMLARIIHFKGLSGTTMGTVALGAGAIDDAAAWCLLAIVLASFDGNMSHAVLNIAGGVGYVAVTLMVIRPLLARWLRDVREAEQFTDSQFVVCLSLLALGAWITDAIGLHAVFGAFVMGAAMPRGVVSQGLITRIQPLTVALLLPMFFTFSGLNTQIGLLKTVYLWEIAIVVLLAAVVGKGVACWLAARATGLPNREALGIGTLMNARGLMELIIINIGLQRGIISPELFAVLVIMAIVTTLMASPIFELLVGRHSKKIADAERELDLSASQPATASPKADG; encoded by the coding sequence ATGACGAACCTCCAACTTGCCATCCAGTTTTTCCTTCAGATCGCGCTGATCCTGTCGTTCTGCCGCGTGGTTGGCATAGTTGCCGCCCGGTTCGGCCAGCCGCAGGTCGTCGCCGAGATGATCGCCGGTGTATTGCTCGGGCCGTCGCTGCTGGGGTTGTTCTTTCCCGGTGCGTCGAAGGTGCTGTTCCCGCCAGACTCGATGAAGGTGCTCTTCCCCGTCTCGCAGCTGGGATTGGCGCTGTACATGTTCGTGGTGGGGATGGAATTTCGTGTGGACATCGTCCGCAAGCGCATGGGCAGTGCGATAGCGGTTTCGCTGGCCGGGATGGCGGCGCCGTTTGTGCTCGGCGGGTTACTGGGCTGGTACTTTCACGCGCATACCGAGCTTTTCCCCGCGAAGACAAGCCTGGCCGAGGCGGTCCTATTTCTCGGCGCATCCATGTGCATCACGGCGTTCCCGATGCTGGCACGCATCATCCATTTCAAGGGGCTCTCGGGGACGACGATGGGTACGGTCGCCCTGGGTGCAGGCGCGATCGACGATGCTGCTGCCTGGTGCCTGCTGGCGATCGTCCTGGCGAGTTTCGACGGGAACATGTCGCACGCGGTACTGAACATTGCCGGTGGCGTGGGCTACGTTGCGGTGACACTGATGGTCATTCGCCCGTTGCTGGCTAGGTGGCTGCGAGACGTACGGGAGGCCGAGCAGTTCACGGACTCGCAGTTTGTCGTCTGCCTGAGTTTGCTCGCGCTGGGCGCGTGGATCACCGATGCGATCGGCCTGCACGCGGTGTTCGGCGCATTCGTCATGGGGGCGGCCATGCCCCGCGGCGTCGTATCGCAGGGCCTGATCACTCGCATCCAGCCGCTGACCGTCGCCCTTCTGCTGCCGATGTTCTTCACGTTCTCAGGGCTTAATACGCAAATCGGACTGCTCAAAACCGTCTACCTTTGGGAGATCGCGATCGTCGTGCTTCTGGCGGCGGTCGTGGGCAAGGGTGTCGCGTGCTGGCTGGCGGCGCGGGCAACCGGGCTGCCCAACCGCGAGGCCCTTGGTATCGGCACGCTGATGAACGCCCGCGGGCTGATGGAACTGATCATCATCAACATCGGTCTGCAGCGAGGCATCATCTCACCGGAACTGTTCGCGGTGCTCGTCATCATGGCGATCGTGACCACGCTGATGGCGTCGCCGATCTTCGAACTGCTCGTCGGCCGTCACTCGAAGAAGATCGCCGACGCCGAACGAGAACTCGATCTGTCTGCGAGTCAGCCCGCGACCGCCAGTCCCAAGGCGGACGGCTGA